In Halomarina salina, one DNA window encodes the following:
- a CDS encoding DUF7351 domain-containing protein, whose amino-acid sequence MDDASGITVEHRPPDEVFAVLGNETRIDILRAFADADGPLTFSELREAVGMRDSGQFNYHLGKLVGPFVRESEEGEGYEPTLAALQVVGALVAGTYTADATIDPIEVDDPCPTCEERPLLVTFEDDQAHVTCEHCDEFQNFYSFPPGTIDQYTRAELPEVFDRWLWTLFQRITAGFCANCAGRLSGQLRSDEEPPRVEWRCDRCGDRAIASPSMPVLYHAATQGFLYDHGIDPTTTPSWRIASKRDVEVEATEEQATVRLAFGGDTLTGYVDAEGRVTSVERSDR is encoded by the coding sequence ATGGACGACGCCTCCGGTATCACCGTCGAACACCGACCGCCCGACGAGGTGTTCGCCGTCCTCGGCAACGAGACGCGCATCGACATCCTCCGCGCGTTCGCCGACGCGGACGGCCCGCTGACGTTCTCGGAACTCCGCGAAGCCGTCGGGATGCGCGACTCGGGACAGTTCAACTACCACCTCGGGAAACTCGTCGGGCCGTTCGTCCGGGAGAGCGAGGAGGGGGAGGGGTACGAACCGACGCTCGCGGCGCTCCAGGTCGTCGGCGCGCTCGTCGCAGGGACGTACACCGCCGACGCGACCATCGACCCCATCGAGGTGGACGACCCCTGTCCGACCTGCGAGGAGCGACCACTCCTCGTCACCTTCGAGGACGACCAGGCGCACGTCACGTGCGAGCACTGCGACGAGTTCCAGAACTTCTACTCGTTCCCGCCGGGCACCATCGACCAGTACACCCGCGCGGAACTCCCGGAGGTGTTCGACCGCTGGCTCTGGACGCTGTTCCAGCGCATCACGGCGGGGTTCTGTGCGAACTGCGCCGGGCGGCTCTCCGGGCAGCTCCGCTCCGACGAGGAGCCACCGCGCGTCGAGTGGCGCTGTGACCGCTGTGGCGACCGAGCCATCGCCTCGCCGTCGATGCCCGTCCTCTACCACGCCGCGACGCAGGGCTTTCTCTACGACCACGGCATCGACCCGACGACGACGCCGTCGTGGCGCATCGCCTCGAAACGCGACGTCGAGGTGGAGGCTACGGAGGAACAGGCGACGGTTCGTCTCGCCTTCGGGGGCGACACCCTGACCGGCTACGTCGACGCCGAGGGACGGGTCACGAGCGTCGAGCGCTCCGACCGGTAG
- the aroC gene encoding chorismate synthase — protein sequence MNGNEFGRLFRVTTYGESHGEAMGVTVSGVPAGLELSEEDVQRELDRRKPGQSMITTSRGEPDAVEIQSGIQDGYTTGTPVGMVVQNKDARSGKYEPFVTAPRPSHGDFTYSAKFGTRNWGGGGRSSARETVNWVAAGAIAKKVNERFGVEVKAHVNQIDDIVAPDVTFEEMVEHTEENPVRCAHPETAEAMRERIDEYQQAGDSIGGSIYFETRGVPRGLGAPRFDSFPARLGQAMMSVPATTAFEFGLGREAREVAGIDRNEDWEFSEARSASDDASGEDTDPRARGDPTPVGNDHGGIQGGITTGEPIYGEVTWHAPTSIPKEQTTVDWESGEEKRIQVVGRHDPVLPPRAVPVVEAMLHLTILDFMLLGGRVNPDRLDDRPGEYDTDYHPSSPQTDPDDAETHAQPTDE from the coding sequence ATGAACGGCAACGAGTTCGGGCGGTTGTTCCGGGTCACTACCTACGGCGAGAGTCACGGGGAGGCGATGGGGGTCACCGTCTCGGGCGTCCCGGCGGGCCTCGAACTCTCCGAGGAGGACGTGCAGCGGGAACTCGACCGACGGAAACCCGGCCAGTCGATGATCACCACGAGCCGCGGCGAACCCGACGCCGTCGAGATTCAGTCGGGGATTCAGGACGGCTACACGACGGGGACGCCCGTCGGGATGGTCGTCCAGAACAAGGACGCTCGGTCGGGCAAGTACGAACCGTTCGTCACCGCGCCCCGACCGTCCCACGGCGACTTCACCTACTCCGCGAAGTTCGGGACGCGCAACTGGGGCGGTGGCGGTCGCTCCAGCGCCCGCGAGACGGTCAACTGGGTCGCGGCGGGGGCCATCGCGAAGAAGGTGAACGAGCGGTTCGGCGTCGAGGTGAAGGCCCACGTCAACCAGATAGACGACATCGTCGCGCCCGACGTGACGTTCGAGGAGATGGTCGAACACACCGAGGAGAACCCGGTCCGCTGTGCTCACCCCGAGACGGCCGAGGCGATGCGCGAACGCATCGACGAGTACCAGCAGGCGGGCGACTCCATCGGCGGGTCCATCTACTTCGAGACGCGGGGCGTCCCCCGAGGGCTGGGCGCGCCGCGGTTCGACTCGTTCCCCGCCCGTCTCGGGCAGGCGATGATGTCGGTTCCGGCGACGACGGCGTTCGAGTTCGGCCTCGGCCGCGAGGCCCGCGAGGTGGCCGGTATCGACCGGAACGAGGACTGGGAGTTTAGCGAGGCGCGAAGCGCCTCGGACGACGCGAGCGGGGAGGATACCGACCCGCGAGCGCGAGGCGACCCGACCCCCGTCGGCAACGACCACGGCGGCATCCAGGGCGGCATCACCACCGGCGAACCCATCTACGGCGAGGTGACGTGGCACGCCCCGACCTCCATCCCGAAGGAGCAGACCACCGTGGACTGGGAGAGCGGCGAGGAGAAGCGCATCCAGGTCGTCGGCCGTCACGACCCCGTTCTCCCACCACGTGCGGTGCCCGTCGTCGAGGCGATGCTCCACCTGACCATCCTCGACTTCATGCTCCTCGGCGGGCGCGTCAACCCCGACCGCCTCGACGACCGACCCGGCGAGTACGACACCGACTACCACCCGAGCAGCCCGCAGACCGACCCCGACGACGCGGAGACCCACGCACAGCCGACCGACGAGTGA
- a CDS encoding 3-keto-5-aminohexanoate cleavage protein yields MTDMDDQESVKGNDPEKVVISAALTGALTTRDQCEHIPYTPEEIAEDAAAAREAGASVAHIHARTPDGSPTFETETYEEIREAVRERTDIVVNFSTGAVGVPVEKRVAYVEETAPEMAALNMGSMNYAKYSESREEFVFDMVFENSFSEIREFVTAMNGAGVKPELECFDTGHIGNARPLVEHGDLEPPLQFSLVMGVLGGIPATVENLAHQVRQLPDDATWQVIGISRDQWPLCAAALSMGGNIRVGLEDNFYLPDGEMATNAELVEQAADLVRTVGRTPATPDEAREILSID; encoded by the coding sequence ATGACCGACATGGACGACCAGGAGTCGGTGAAGGGCAACGACCCCGAGAAGGTGGTGATTTCGGCGGCGCTGACGGGGGCGCTCACGACCCGCGACCAGTGCGAGCACATCCCGTACACGCCCGAGGAGATAGCCGAGGACGCCGCCGCCGCCCGCGAGGCGGGCGCGAGCGTCGCGCACATCCACGCACGGACGCCCGACGGGAGTCCGACGTTCGAGACGGAGACCTACGAGGAGATACGGGAGGCGGTCCGCGAGCGAACCGACATCGTCGTCAACTTCTCGACCGGTGCGGTGGGCGTCCCCGTGGAGAAACGGGTCGCGTACGTCGAGGAGACGGCTCCCGAGATGGCCGCGCTCAACATGGGGTCGATGAACTACGCGAAGTACTCCGAGTCCCGCGAGGAGTTCGTCTTCGACATGGTGTTCGAGAACTCGTTCTCCGAGATACGCGAGTTCGTCACGGCGATGAACGGCGCGGGCGTCAAACCAGAACTGGAGTGCTTCGACACGGGGCACATCGGGAACGCCCGCCCGCTGGTCGAGCACGGTGACCTCGAACCACCGCTCCAGTTCAGTCTCGTCATGGGCGTACTCGGGGGCATCCCGGCCACCGTCGAGAACCTCGCCCACCAGGTCCGCCAGTTGCCCGACGACGCGACGTGGCAGGTCATCGGCATCTCCCGCGACCAGTGGCCGCTCTGCGCGGCGGCGCTGTCGATGGGCGGCAACATCCGGGTCGGTCTGGAGGACAACTTCTACCTCCCGGACGGCGAGATGGCGACGAACGCCGAACTCGTCGAACAGGCCGCGGACCTCGTGCGGACGGTCGGCCGGACCCCCGCGACGCCCGACGAGGCGCGCGAGATCCTCTCCATCGACTGA
- the udk gene encoding uridine kinase: MTQPSFVIGIAGGTGAGKTAVAREVKDAVGEAVTRIPLDNYYRDLSHLPMDEREDVNYDHPSAFEWDLLADHVAALLRGESVEMPQYDFTAHNRKPERLTVEPSAVIVVEGILSLYESDLRDLFDLCVYVQTDADVRILRRIQRDVIDRGRELEGVMDQYLGTVKPMHEQFIEPTKKHADIIIPEGLNRSAVDLLIKKIHAEMREQEEALA, encoded by the coding sequence ATGACGCAGCCGTCGTTCGTCATCGGCATCGCCGGGGGCACGGGTGCCGGGAAGACCGCCGTGGCGCGCGAGGTGAAAGACGCCGTCGGGGAGGCGGTCACGCGCATCCCGCTCGACAACTACTACCGGGACCTCTCGCACCTGCCGATGGACGAACGCGAGGACGTCAACTACGACCACCCGTCGGCGTTCGAGTGGGACCTGCTCGCCGACCACGTCGCGGCGCTGCTGCGCGGGGAGTCCGTCGAGATGCCCCAGTACGACTTCACCGCCCACAACCGCAAACCCGAGCGGCTCACCGTCGAACCCTCGGCGGTCATCGTCGTCGAGGGAATCCTCTCGCTGTACGAGTCCGACCTCCGGGACCTGTTCGACCTCTGTGTCTACGTCCAGACGGACGCCGACGTGCGCATCCTCCGGCGCATCCAGCGCGACGTCATCGACCGGGGCCGCGAACTGGAGGGCGTGATGGACCAGTACCTCGGGACGGTGAAGCCGATGCACGAGCAGTTCATCGAACCGACGAAGAAACACGCCGACATCATCATCCCGGAGGGGCTGAACCGCTCGGCGGTCGACCTCCTCATCAAGAAGATCCACGCCGAGATGCGCGAGCAGGAGGAAGCGCTCGCCTGA
- the aroA gene encoding 3-phosphoshikimate 1-carboxyvinyltransferase — protein sequence MDVRLSPSLLSGTARAPPSKSYTHRAILAAGYADEATVRRPLVSADTRATMRAVEAYGGTVEEEGDDRAVTGFDGRPEVPDDVVDCANSGTTMRLTTGTAALGDGLTVLTGDDSLRSRPQGPLLDAIADLGGRAESTRANGQAPLVVGGAIDGGEVSIPGDVSSQYITALLMAGAVTDEGLRIDLETELKSAPYVDITRELLADFGVETERTDAGFAVPGGQSYARDDPYTVPGDFSSISYLLAMGALAAPDGLRIEGAVPSAQGDTAIVDVLDRMGADVEWDRDAGVLTVWRSALTGVEVSVADTPDLLPTIATLGAVADGDTRITDAEHVRFKETDRVSAMATELEKMGVEVTEERDALTVHGGDSALAGATVDGYHDHRIVMSLAVAGLVAEGETTVQEAEHVDVSFPAFFDVLDELGADLTRLD from the coding sequence ATGGACGTTCGACTCTCGCCGTCGCTGCTCTCCGGGACCGCGCGGGCACCGCCCTCGAAGAGCTACACGCACCGGGCGATTCTGGCCGCCGGCTACGCCGACGAGGCGACGGTCCGCCGACCGCTCGTGAGCGCCGACACGCGAGCGACGATGCGGGCCGTCGAGGCGTACGGCGGCACCGTCGAGGAGGAGGGCGACGACCGCGCCGTGACGGGGTTCGACGGCCGTCCCGAGGTTCCGGACGACGTGGTCGACTGCGCGAACAGCGGGACGACGATGCGCCTGACCACCGGGACCGCCGCCCTCGGCGACGGCCTCACCGTGCTCACGGGCGACGACTCGCTGCGCTCGCGCCCGCAGGGACCGCTCCTCGACGCCATCGCCGACCTCGGCGGACGCGCGGAGTCGACCCGCGCGAACGGGCAGGCACCGCTCGTCGTCGGCGGGGCCATCGACGGCGGCGAGGTGTCGATTCCCGGCGACGTCTCCTCGCAGTACATCACCGCGCTGCTGATGGCGGGCGCGGTGACCGACGAGGGGCTCCGCATCGACCTGGAGACGGAGCTGAAGAGCGCGCCGTACGTCGACATCACGCGGGAACTGCTCGCCGACTTCGGCGTCGAGACGGAGCGGACCGACGCCGGGTTCGCGGTCCCCGGCGGGCAGTCGTACGCTCGCGACGACCCGTACACCGTTCCCGGCGACTTCTCCTCCATCTCGTACCTGCTCGCGATGGGGGCGCTCGCAGCACCGGACGGTCTCCGCATCGAGGGCGCGGTGCCGAGCGCACAGGGCGACACCGCCATCGTCGACGTGCTCGACCGGATGGGCGCGGACGTGGAGTGGGACCGCGACGCGGGCGTCCTCACCGTCTGGCGCTCGGCGCTCACCGGCGTCGAGGTGAGCGTCGCTGACACCCCCGACCTCCTCCCAACTATCGCCACGCTCGGGGCCGTCGCCGACGGCGACACCCGCATCACGGACGCCGAGCACGTCCGGTTCAAGGAGACCGACCGCGTGAGCGCGATGGCGACGGAGCTGGAGAAGATGGGCGTCGAGGTCACCGAGGAGCGCGACGCGCTGACCGTCCACGGCGGCGACTCGGCGCTCGCCGGCGCGACGGTCGACGGCTACCACGACCACCGCATCGTCATGTCGCTGGCCGTCGCCGGACTCGTCGCCGAGGGAGAGACCACCGTGCAGGAAGCCGAACACGTCGACGTCTCGTTCCCCGCGTTCTTCGACGTCCTCGACGAACTGGGTGCGGACCTGACGCGACTCGACTGA
- a CDS encoding alpha/beta hydrolase family protein, with protein sequence MRVHFRSTAFDYQTLRAMAYTTFDGAEVGEVLATVDRIPDGDAESWYEEWSRTATLVERAADDALDVGRSRTAGHAFHRAHTYYRTAEFFLDPDDERRPPTYERSRETFRAGLNALDVPVERVTFPYEGTTLPGYLFVPSDGDGSATTPRPTVVCLGGFDSLAEELYFLCGVPEALARGFAVVLFEGPGQGAPLREDGLTARPDWEHVVGPVLDELERREEVDDERIALVGVSFGGYYAPRAAAFDGRVAACVAFDHMHDLWRASADDAPRLARAMLYAPDALVNRLAALGERTSVDAGWLMANSRWVFGIDTAAELQRTLREYSLTADARRIDCPTLVLAGEDDHFVPVGLADEFVELVGETAVRRVFRTEEGAAEHCQVGNLTLATDTIYDWLTETLAASRSSPGTVSDSTTGV encoded by the coding sequence ATGCGCGTCCACTTCCGGTCGACGGCGTTCGACTACCAGACGCTCCGGGCGATGGCCTACACCACCTTCGACGGGGCCGAGGTCGGCGAGGTGCTCGCGACGGTCGACCGAATCCCCGACGGGGACGCCGAGTCGTGGTACGAGGAGTGGAGCCGGACCGCCACGCTCGTCGAACGGGCTGCCGACGACGCGCTGGACGTCGGGCGGTCGCGGACCGCGGGCCACGCGTTCCACCGCGCACACACCTACTACCGCACGGCCGAGTTCTTCCTCGACCCTGACGACGAGCGACGCCCGCCGACCTACGAACGAAGCCGCGAGACGTTCCGCGCCGGACTGAACGCGCTCGACGTTCCGGTCGAGCGCGTCACGTTCCCGTACGAGGGGACGACGCTGCCGGGCTACCTGTTCGTCCCGTCTGACGGCGACGGCTCGGCGACGACGCCGCGACCCACCGTCGTCTGTCTCGGCGGGTTCGACTCGCTCGCCGAGGAGTTGTACTTCCTCTGTGGCGTCCCCGAGGCGCTGGCGCGGGGGTTCGCCGTCGTCCTGTTCGAGGGGCCGGGACAGGGCGCACCGCTCCGCGAGGATGGGCTGACGGCGCGCCCGGACTGGGAGCACGTCGTGGGGCCGGTGCTGGACGAACTCGAACGGCGCGAGGAGGTCGACGACGAGCGCATCGCCCTCGTCGGGGTCAGCTTCGGCGGCTACTACGCCCCGCGTGCGGCCGCGTTCGACGGCCGCGTCGCCGCCTGCGTCGCGTTCGACCACATGCACGACCTCTGGCGGGCGTCGGCGGACGACGCGCCGCGGCTCGCTCGGGCGATGCTGTACGCGCCGGACGCGCTGGTGAACCGCCTCGCCGCGCTCGGCGAACGCACCAGCGTCGACGCAGGGTGGCTGATGGCCAACTCGCGGTGGGTGTTCGGCATCGACACCGCAGCGGAACTCCAGCGCACGCTCCGGGAGTACTCGCTCACCGCCGACGCCAGGCGCATCGACTGCCCCACGCTCGTGCTCGCGGGCGAGGACGACCACTTCGTCCCGGTCGGTCTGGCCGACGAGTTCGTCGAGTTGGTCGGTGAGACGGCCGTGCGGCGCGTCTTCCGGACCGAGGAAGGGGCGGCCGAACACTGCCAGGTGGGGAACCTCACGCTGGCGACCGACACCATCTACGACTGGCTGACGGAGACGCTGGCGGCGTCGCGGTCGTCCCCTGGCACGGTCTCGGATTCGACCACCGGCGTGTGA
- a CDS encoding HalOD1 output domain-containing protein, whose translation MNSCRNDGTQTEGWTYEVGPDEPYSVAVVSAVADAAGVDPLELPELLCDAVAVDAMESMFSDRRPATVGTVQLSFSFCGYSVLVSAGTVELFERESRGE comes from the coding sequence ATGAACTCGTGTCGAAACGACGGAACACAGACGGAGGGGTGGACCTACGAGGTCGGCCCCGACGAACCGTACAGCGTCGCGGTCGTCTCTGCCGTCGCGGACGCGGCCGGGGTGGACCCACTGGAGTTGCCGGAACTGCTCTGTGACGCCGTCGCCGTCGACGCGATGGAGTCGATGTTCTCCGACCGGCGACCCGCGACCGTCGGGACGGTCCAGCTCTCGTTCTCCTTCTGCGGATACTCGGTGCTCGTCAGCGCGGGGACGGTCGAACTGTTCGAGCGAGAGTCCCGCGGCGAGTGA
- a CDS encoding enoyl-CoA hydratase/isomerase family protein has protein sequence MDTDALSTDDLRIETGDDALVVRATIDRPDQRNALNESVVAGLLDALDAADDADARVFVIRGAGGTFCSGGDLSSMPIGGDAQEYRENFSGLARVLKRMKTASVVTVAAVEGYCLAGGCGLAAACEFVVADADAEFGTPEVSVGLFPAQAMAPITRAVGEKQALRLMFTGERIDAEEAKDVGLVTTVADEGAFDETLDDTVASVAQNSPVMLSMGKEAYYAQRDMGYGEALDYLKEVIALLAMSEDTEEGIDAFLTDREPEWRGR, from the coding sequence GTGGACACCGACGCACTCTCGACCGACGACCTCCGTATCGAGACGGGCGACGACGCACTCGTCGTCCGGGCGACCATCGACCGTCCCGACCAGCGGAACGCGCTGAACGAGTCGGTCGTCGCTGGCCTGCTGGACGCCCTCGACGCGGCGGACGACGCCGACGCTCGCGTGTTCGTGATTCGCGGTGCGGGCGGGACGTTCTGCTCGGGCGGCGACCTCTCGTCGATGCCCATCGGGGGGGACGCACAGGAGTACCGCGAGAACTTCTCCGGTCTCGCACGGGTGCTGAAGCGGATGAAGACGGCCTCGGTCGTCACCGTCGCCGCCGTCGAGGGCTACTGCCTCGCCGGCGGCTGTGGTCTCGCGGCGGCCTGCGAGTTCGTCGTCGCCGACGCGGACGCCGAGTTCGGGACGCCGGAGGTGAGCGTCGGCCTCTTCCCCGCGCAGGCGATGGCCCCCATCACCCGCGCCGTCGGCGAGAAGCAGGCCCTCCGGCTCATGTTCACCGGTGAGCGCATCGACGCCGAGGAGGCGAAGGACGTCGGCCTCGTGACCACCGTCGCCGACGAGGGGGCGTTCGACGAGACGCTCGACGACACCGTCGCGTCGGTCGCCCAGAACAGCCCCGTCATGCTCTCGATGGGCAAGGAGGCGTACTACGCCCAGCGAGACATGGGCTACGGCGAGGCGCTCGACTACCTGAAGGAGGTCATCGCGCTGCTGGCGATGTCCGAGGACACCGAGGAGGGCATCGACGCGTTCCTGACCGACCGCGAACCGGAGTGGCGGGGGCGATAG
- a CDS encoding acyl-CoA carboxylase subunit beta, which yields MEITVRGDTDEETARVLATALAEHLGRPVELVADDGPVATAGDDAWDESDRVVTDREDRLREDIERVVSGGPERGHEKLDQLGKLFVRERIDRIFDEVTYEDGTFARFESGDADELEFPADGLLTGVGLIDGREVFFTANDYTVKAGSLGQMGVEKEIRLAERAVEAGAPILRLIDSTGARLDADERDEGDTHMDRYRGGRMFYNQCIHSGQVPQIGVLYGPDIAGSAYTPVFCDYLIMVEEISGMAIASPRIVEAMTGESVTMEGLGGPDVHATQSGSADLVVPDEEAAATAVRDLLGYLPQTFDADLPTRTPKPPAANPKSLDAVIPEEPNKAYDVHEVIDRLVDRESWFELKPRFAPELVTGYGRIDGRPVGIVANQPERVSGAIFPDSAEKGAEFVWICDAFGIPLVYLCDTPGFMVGSAVERDGILQRGRKFIYATSNAQVPKFCVVTRKAYGAGIYAMCGPSFGPDATLALPSAEISVMGPDAAVHALFGGQLEEMEGEARAQFVESAKAEFQKYVDIRSQAATMQVDELVPAGDLRDQLAARLRAFRNKRRTERDRHHGTVLF from the coding sequence GTGGAGATAACCGTCCGCGGCGACACCGACGAGGAGACGGCTCGCGTCCTCGCCACCGCCCTCGCCGAACACCTCGGTCGGCCGGTCGAACTCGTCGCCGACGACGGCCCGGTCGCCACGGCCGGGGACGACGCGTGGGACGAGAGCGACCGCGTCGTCACCGACCGCGAGGACCGACTGCGCGAGGACATCGAGCGCGTCGTCTCGGGCGGCCCCGAGCGCGGCCACGAGAAGCTCGACCAGCTCGGGAAGCTGTTCGTCCGCGAGCGCATCGACCGTATCTTCGACGAAGTGACCTACGAGGACGGCACGTTCGCCCGGTTCGAGTCCGGCGACGCCGACGAACTGGAGTTCCCCGCCGACGGCCTGCTCACTGGTGTCGGCCTCATCGACGGCAGAGAAGTGTTCTTCACCGCAAACGACTACACCGTCAAGGCCGGGTCGCTCGGGCAGATGGGCGTCGAGAAGGAGATACGCCTCGCCGAGCGCGCGGTGGAGGCTGGCGCGCCCATCCTGCGGCTCATCGACTCGACGGGCGCGCGCCTCGACGCCGACGAACGCGACGAGGGAGACACCCACATGGACCGCTACCGCGGCGGCCGGATGTTCTACAACCAGTGCATCCACTCGGGCCAGGTGCCACAGATCGGCGTGCTCTACGGTCCCGACATCGCCGGGAGCGCCTACACGCCCGTCTTCTGCGACTATCTGATAATGGTCGAGGAGATATCCGGGATGGCCATCGCCTCCCCACGAATCGTCGAGGCGATGACCGGCGAGTCGGTGACGATGGAGGGACTCGGGGGGCCGGACGTCCACGCCACGCAGTCGGGGAGCGCCGACCTCGTGGTCCCGGACGAGGAGGCCGCCGCCACCGCCGTCAGGGACCTGCTCGGCTACCTCCCGCAGACGTTCGACGCCGACCTCCCGACCCGGACGCCGAAACCGCCCGCCGCGAACCCGAAGAGCCTGGACGCGGTCATCCCCGAGGAGCCGAACAAGGCGTACGACGTCCACGAGGTCATCGACCGCCTCGTCGACCGCGAGTCGTGGTTCGAACTCAAACCTCGCTTCGCGCCGGAACTTGTCACGGGCTACGGCCGTATCGACGGTCGCCCGGTCGGTATCGTCGCCAACCAGCCCGAGCGCGTCTCGGGGGCCATCTTCCCGGACAGCGCCGAGAAGGGCGCGGAGTTCGTCTGGATCTGCGACGCGTTCGGCATCCCCCTCGTCTACCTCTGTGACACGCCGGGGTTCATGGTCGGCTCCGCGGTCGAACGCGACGGCATCCTCCAGCGCGGCCGGAAGTTCATCTACGCCACGTCGAACGCGCAGGTACCGAAGTTCTGCGTCGTCACCCGGAAGGCGTACGGCGCGGGCATCTACGCGATGTGCGGTCCGTCGTTCGGCCCGGACGCGACGCTCGCGCTCCCCTCCGCCGAGATATCGGTGATGGGGCCGGACGCGGCCGTCCACGCGCTGTTCGGCGGGCAACTGGAGGAGATGGAGGGCGAGGCGCGTGCGCAGTTCGTCGAGAGCGCCAAGGCGGAGTTCCAGAAGTACGTGGACATCCGTTCACAGGCCGCGACGATGCAGGTCGACGAACTCGTCCCGGCCGGCGACCTGCGCGACCAGCTAGCCGCTCGCCTCCGGGCGTTCCGGAACAAGCGCCGCACCGAGCGGGACCGCCACCACGGGACCGTGCTGTTCTGA
- a CDS encoding iron-containing alcohol dehydrogenase family protein: protein MDNVEPFSYENVAGRITFGRGSVADLGDLLEEAGGERALVVCGSNVGANRDTMDPVGAGLGDRLAGVFDGTTPDKDARAVTEGVAAMAEHDADSLVAVGGGSTIDVARALRAVSVSGHDYDGLREYVVEHGTIPSPDADLPPLLAVPTTLAGADLSTVGSISFYDGDEALGAGYADPDLMPDALAYDPDVFETTPTGALVGSAMNGFDKGLEALYARQASPLTDAPAVRGLRLLVDALPAIGDPADDAVMEQVVAGILLVQYPRATTNPRLLSVVHAFGHGLRDEGVQQGLAHAVMAPPALELLFDAVDGRRDLLAEALGVDDAGDPASAVVDAVAEVRDGLGLPDRLRELDAVERDALPRVAARTAEDDFMANAPSGFDPDEETILETLERAW, encoded by the coding sequence ATGGACAACGTCGAACCGTTCAGCTACGAGAACGTGGCTGGTCGTATCACCTTCGGACGCGGCAGCGTCGCCGACCTCGGCGACCTGCTCGAGGAGGCGGGCGGAGAGCGTGCGCTCGTCGTCTGCGGGTCGAACGTCGGCGCGAACCGCGACACGATGGACCCGGTCGGGGCGGGCCTCGGCGACCGACTGGCGGGCGTGTTCGACGGCACGACCCCCGACAAGGACGCGCGGGCGGTCACGGAGGGCGTCGCGGCGATGGCCGAACACGACGCCGACTCGCTGGTCGCGGTGGGCGGCGGCTCCACCATCGACGTCGCCCGCGCCTTGCGGGCCGTCTCGGTGTCGGGGCACGACTACGACGGCCTCCGGGAGTACGTCGTCGAGCACGGGACGATACCGAGCCCGGACGCCGACCTCCCGCCGCTGCTCGCCGTGCCGACGACGCTCGCCGGGGCGGACCTCTCGACGGTGGGCTCGATCTCCTTCTACGACGGCGACGAGGCGCTGGGAGCGGGGTACGCCGACCCCGACCTGATGCCGGACGCGCTGGCGTACGACCCGGACGTCTTCGAGACGACGCCGACGGGTGCGCTCGTCGGCTCCGCGATGAACGGGTTCGACAAGGGACTCGAAGCGCTGTACGCGCGCCAGGCGTCGCCCCTGACCGACGCGCCGGCGGTGCGCGGACTGCGACTGCTCGTCGACGCGCTCCCCGCCATCGGTGACCCCGCGGACGACGCAGTGATGGAACAGGTCGTCGCGGGCATCCTCCTCGTCCAGTACCCGCGTGCGACGACGAACCCCCGACTGCTCTCGGTCGTCCACGCGTTCGGGCACGGGCTCCGTGACGAGGGCGTCCAGCAGGGCCTCGCGCACGCCGTGATGGCACCGCCCGCGCTCGAACTCCTGTTCGACGCGGTCGACGGCCGACGGGACCTCCTGGCGGAGGCACTCGGCGTCGACGACGCGGGGGACCCGGCCAGTGCCGTCGTCGACGCCGTCGCCGAGGTTCGCGACGGACTCGGACTGCCAGACCGACTGCGCGAACTGGACGCGGTCGAACGGGACGCGCTCCCGCGGGTGGCCGCTCGGACCGCCGAGGACGACTTCATGGCGAACGCCCCGTCCGGGTTCGACCCGGACGAGGAGACCATCCTCGAGACGCTCGAACGGGCGTGGTAG